The following proteins are co-located in the Cupriavidus pauculus genome:
- a CDS encoding 2-isopropylmalate synthase has product MSDKLIIFDTTLRDGEQSPGASMTREEKIRIARQLERLKVDVIEAGFAASSNGDFEAIRSIAQVVKDSTICSLARANDKDIARAAEALKPANSFRIHTFIATSALHMEKKLRMTPDQVYEQARLAVRFARQFTDDIEFSPEDGSRSDMDFLCRVLEGVIAEGATTINLPDTVGYAVPEGYAELIRSVRERIPNSDKAVWSVHCHNDLGMAVANSLAAVKLGGARQIECTINGLGERAGNTSLEEVVMAVKTRRDYFNMDVGIDTTQIVPASKLVSQVTGFVVQPNKAVVGANAFAHASGIHQDGVLKARDTYEIMRAEDVGWTANKIVLGKLSGRNAFKQRLQELGIELESEAEINAAFARFKELADQKAEIFDEDIMAIVSDEEQEHANEHYRFVSLSQRSETGERPHARVVFNADGTEQVGEAEGNGPVDATLHAIEGRVSSGAELVLYSVNAITAGTQAQGEVTVRLSKAGRIVNGVGTDPDIVAASAKAYLAALNKLHDKAVQKINPQI; this is encoded by the coding sequence ATGTCTGACAAACTCATCATTTTCGACACCACCTTGCGCGACGGCGAGCAGTCGCCCGGTGCGTCCATGACCCGCGAAGAGAAGATTCGCATCGCGCGTCAGCTGGAACGCCTGAAGGTCGATGTGATCGAGGCCGGCTTTGCGGCCAGCTCCAACGGCGATTTCGAGGCCATCCGCTCGATCGCCCAGGTCGTCAAGGATTCGACGATCTGCTCGCTGGCCCGCGCCAACGACAAGGACATCGCCCGCGCCGCCGAGGCCCTGAAGCCGGCCAACTCGTTCCGGATCCATACGTTCATCGCCACCTCGGCGCTGCACATGGAGAAGAAGCTCCGCATGACGCCGGACCAGGTCTACGAACAGGCCCGCCTGGCTGTGCGCTTTGCGCGGCAGTTCACCGACGACATCGAATTTTCGCCAGAGGACGGCAGCCGTTCGGATATGGACTTCCTGTGCCGCGTGCTGGAAGGCGTGATTGCCGAAGGCGCGACGACGATCAACCTGCCGGACACCGTCGGCTACGCCGTGCCGGAAGGCTATGCCGAGCTGATCCGCTCGGTGCGCGAGCGCATTCCGAACTCGGACAAGGCCGTCTGGTCCGTCCACTGCCATAACGACCTGGGCATGGCCGTGGCAAACTCGCTGGCCGCCGTGAAGCTGGGTGGTGCGCGCCAGATCGAATGCACGATCAACGGCCTGGGCGAGCGGGCCGGCAACACGAGCCTGGAAGAGGTGGTGATGGCCGTGAAGACGCGCCGTGACTACTTCAACATGGACGTCGGCATCGATACCACGCAGATCGTGCCGGCCTCGAAGCTCGTGTCGCAGGTGACCGGCTTCGTGGTGCAGCCGAACAAGGCCGTGGTGGGCGCCAACGCCTTCGCGCATGCCTCGGGCATCCACCAGGACGGCGTGCTCAAGGCGCGCGACACCTACGAGATCATGCGTGCGGAAGACGTGGGCTGGACGGCCAACAAGATTGTGCTGGGCAAGCTCTCGGGCCGCAACGCGTTCAAGCAGCGCCTGCAGGAGCTGGGCATCGAGCTGGAGAGCGAGGCCGAGATCAACGCCGCGTTCGCCCGCTTCAAGGAGCTGGCCGACCAGAAGGCCGAGATCTTCGACGAGGACATCATGGCCATCGTGTCCGACGAGGAGCAGGAGCACGCCAACGAACACTACCGCTTCGTGTCGCTGTCGCAGCGTTCGGAAACCGGCGAGCGCCCGCACGCCCGCGTGGTGTTCAACGCCGATGGCACCGAGCAGGTGGGCGAGGCCGAGGGCAATGGCCCGGTCGACGCCACGCTCCATGCCATCGAGGGCCGCGTGTCGAGCGGCGCCGAACTGGTGCTGTACTCGGTCAACGCGATCACGGCCGGCACCCAGGCTCAGGGCGAAGTGACCGTGCGGCTGTCGAAGGCCGGCCGCATCGTCAACGGCGTAGGCACCGACCCGGACATCGTGGCCGCCTCGGCCAAGGCCTACCTGGCCGCGCTGAACAAGCTGCACGACAAGGCCGTGCAGAAGATCAACCCGCAGATCTGA
- the lysM gene encoding peptidoglycan-binding protein LysM produces MGMFDFIKEAGEKLFGKGEAKAAQDAATANPGAADKAEAANRAAGDAIEAYIAQMGLSATGLTVTVDGSRGKVTVFGVAPDQATREKIILCCGNVEGVASVEDKMSVNVETDASQWHTVVKGDTLWAISQAAYGNGAEYNKIFEANKPMLTHPDKIYPGQKLRIPPK; encoded by the coding sequence ATGGGCATGTTCGACTTCATCAAGGAAGCGGGAGAGAAGCTGTTCGGCAAGGGCGAGGCCAAGGCGGCCCAGGATGCGGCCACGGCCAATCCCGGCGCGGCCGACAAGGCCGAGGCGGCCAACCGGGCGGCCGGCGACGCGATCGAGGCGTACATCGCCCAGATGGGGCTCTCCGCCACCGGGCTGACCGTGACGGTGGATGGCTCGCGGGGCAAGGTGACCGTGTTCGGCGTGGCCCCGGACCAGGCCACGCGCGAGAAGATCATCCTGTGCTGCGGCAACGTCGAGGGCGTGGCGTCGGTGGAGGACAAGATGTCGGTCAACGTGGAGACCGACGCATCGCAGTGGCACACCGTGGTCAAGGGCGACACGCTTTGGGCGATTTCCCAGGCGGCGTACGGCAACGGCGCCGAGTACAACAAGATCTTCGAGGCCAACAAGCCGATGCTGACGCACCCGGACAAGATCTACCCGGGTCAGAAGCTGCGCATCCCGCCGAAATAG
- the pssA gene encoding CDP-diacylglycerol--serine O-phosphatidyltransferase, with protein MGAFNRRNKRVSSGNVTHLRPFRHNQLRNDAGYDDADEHDIEYVRPRRRGIYLLPNAFTTAALFAGFFAIVQAMNMRFDVAAIAIFAAMVLDGMDGRVARITNTQSAFGEQYDSLSDMTSFGVAPALVMYEWILHDLGKWGWIAAFVYCTCAALRLARFNANIGVIDKRFFQGLPSPAAAALVAGFVWLAIDNKLPVKELWMPWVAFAITLYAGLSMVSNAPFYSGKALDVRYRVPFGMMVLVLVLFVIVSSDPPVALFGLFVAYAISGYVLWAWRSIHGQRGSVGKSRPAGGGSGDGNGH; from the coding sequence ATGGGTGCCTTCAACCGACGCAACAAGCGCGTGAGCAGCGGCAATGTGACGCATCTGCGCCCGTTCCGCCACAACCAGCTTCGCAACGACGCCGGCTACGACGATGCCGACGAGCACGACATCGAGTACGTGCGTCCGCGCCGCCGCGGCATTTACCTGCTGCCGAACGCGTTCACCACGGCGGCACTGTTCGCGGGCTTTTTCGCGATCGTGCAGGCCATGAACATGCGCTTCGACGTGGCGGCCATCGCCATCTTCGCGGCCATGGTGCTCGATGGCATGGACGGCCGCGTGGCCCGCATCACCAACACCCAGAGCGCCTTCGGCGAGCAGTACGATTCGCTCTCGGACATGACGTCGTTCGGCGTGGCGCCGGCGCTGGTCATGTACGAGTGGATCCTGCACGACCTGGGCAAATGGGGCTGGATCGCGGCGTTCGTCTACTGCACGTGCGCCGCGCTGCGGCTGGCGCGCTTCAACGCGAACATCGGCGTGATCGACAAGCGGTTCTTCCAGGGCCTGCCGAGCCCGGCCGCGGCCGCGCTGGTGGCCGGCTTTGTCTGGCTGGCCATCGACAACAAGCTGCCGGTCAAGGAGTTGTGGATGCCGTGGGTGGCGTTCGCGATCACGCTCTATGCGGGGCTGTCGATGGTGTCCAATGCCCCGTTCTACAGCGGCAAGGCGCTCGATGTGCGCTACCGGGTGCCGTTCGGCATGATGGTGCTGGTCCTGGTGCTGTTCGTCATCGTGTCGTCCGATCCGCCCGTGGCGCTGTTTGGGCTGTTCGTCGCCTATGCGATCTCCGGCTATGTGCTGTGGGCCTGGCGGTCCATCCACGGGCAGCGGGGCAGCGTCGGCAAGTCGCGGCCAGCCGGCGGCGGCAGCGGCGATGGCAACGGCCATTGA
- a CDS encoding phosphatidylserine decarboxylase — protein sequence MNYPHPLIAREGWPFLAGAFIISLLVHVSAGFWWALPLWIITIFVLQFFRDPPRPIPSAPNAILAPADGRIVVVEKTQDPYAGREALKISVFMNVFNVHSNRSSLDGKVEKLEYFPGKFVNADLDKASLENERNAVVVRRAADGQLVTLVQVAGLVARRILCYTKVGDTLSRGQRYGFIRFGSRVDVYLPVDARPRVTIGEKVSASSTVLAELDVQP from the coding sequence ATGAACTATCCTCATCCGCTGATCGCCCGTGAAGGCTGGCCGTTCCTGGCCGGCGCTTTCATCATCTCGCTGCTGGTGCATGTCAGCGCGGGTTTCTGGTGGGCGTTGCCGCTGTGGATCATCACGATTTTCGTGCTGCAGTTCTTCCGCGACCCGCCGCGCCCGATCCCGTCGGCGCCCAACGCCATCCTGGCGCCCGCCGACGGCCGCATCGTCGTGGTCGAGAAGACGCAGGACCCTTATGCCGGCCGCGAGGCGCTCAAGATCAGCGTGTTCATGAACGTGTTCAACGTGCACTCGAACCGCTCGTCGCTGGACGGCAAGGTAGAGAAGCTCGAATACTTCCCGGGCAAGTTCGTCAACGCGGACCTGGACAAGGCGTCGCTGGAGAACGAACGCAACGCGGTGGTGGTCCGCCGCGCGGCCGATGGCCAGCTGGTGACGCTGGTGCAGGTGGCCGGCCTGGTGGCGCGCCGCATTCTCTGCTACACCAAGGTGGGCGACACGCTGTCGCGCGGCCAGCGCTACGGTTTCATCCGCTTCGGCTCGCGCGTGGACGTGTACCTGCCCGTGGATGCCCGTCCGCGCGTGACGATCGGCGAGAAGGTGTCGGCCTCGTCGACCGTGCTCGCCGAGCTGGACGTGCAGCCCTGA